In the Methanofastidiosum sp. genome, ATGTTTTTGCAGATGAACTTTCTTGGAATTTTGAGACGGGAGATGATGTAGCTTCTGTTGCGGCAACTTCTGACGGAGCGTATATAGCAGTTGGCTCATATGACAATCATGCGTATCTTTTCAATAAAAGTGGTACACAATTATGGAAATTCCAAACAGGTAGCAATGTAGAATCTGTGGCCATATCTTCAAATGGCCAATACATAGTTGCAGGGTCTTGGGATAAAAGAGTATATTTGTTTAACAAATCTGGGCAGAAGATTTGGGATAAAGTTACCTCTGGTCAAGTTAACAAAGTTAATATAGCTCCTGATGGATCATATATCACTGCAATTACAAAGGATTATAGCGTTTATATATACGATAAAGCCGGGGTTCAGATTACCAACTACAATTCAAGAAATAGACTGGCCTCATCTTCAGTTACCCCTGATGGTTCTTACATGGCCGTTGGAACAAATGATAGCAATATTTTCTTGCTTTCAAGATCAGGTGAACGTTTATGGGAGTACAAGACCGGGGCTAATGTTCAATCAATTTCTTTAACTCCTGAAGCTACTTCTATAGTTGCCGGTGCATTTGATAATAAAGTTTATCTTTTTGATAAGAAAGGTTCTCTAATTTGGTCTAAACCAACCAGTGCTGCAACACATTTAGTTTCTATCAATAAATATGGTTCAAGGGTATTTGCTGCCGATCTTAGTGACAATATCTACTTATTTGACTCTTCGGGAAAACAACTCTTCAAAAGAACGATGAAAGATAAAGCCAATGCTGTTTCTATGTTACCAACTGGAGATTATATTGCGGTAAGTTCTCTTGATAGAGTTATAAGTTTATTAAATAGTTCTGGAACTTTATTGTGGACTACAGGGAATGAAAGCACCATAAATTCATTATTCCTGACTACAGATGGAAAATTAATCGCTGGATCAAAAGATAACAAAATTTACCTCTATGATCTAAGTGTATATATAAAACCAGGAACATCATAATCTCCAAAAGAATCTACATCTATTGAGGTTCCACAAACACCTGTTTCTGAGACTAAACCACCAGTAACAACTGATGATAAACCACCTCCTGTGACTGTGCCAGAAACAACTACAACAACTTCTGGTAGTTTTCCATATATTTTTATCGTGCCTTTAGCAATAGTAATAGTCGGGATAGCGGCTTTAGTATTCATGAAGAAAGGAAAAACATCAACTAAAATTCCTGAAATACCAAAAGAAATTCAAATAAAGGATGAAGTCAAATGTCCTTCTTGTGGGTCCCCTGTTGAAGAAGGAGCTAAATTCTGTGGAAGCTGTGGAAATGATATTCATGAAAAGATAGAATTAAAATGCCCACATTGCGGAGCGTCAGTCGGAAAAGACAGTAGTTTTTGTCCAGAGTGTGGTCAAAAAATTTAAAATTTTAAATAATTTATTATTTACATTTCAAAGCTTTAATGACTTCTTCAGCAATCATAATCCCCGCCCTTTTCTGGGCTTCGTGAGTCGATGCCCCTATATGCTGAGTCAAAACTACATTATCATACTCTAGTAGCTTGCTATCCATTGGAGGCTCTTCCTCAAACACATCAAGACCTGCACCTAGAATTTTTCCTGAAGACAATGCTTTACAAAGTGCATCCTCATCAATTATTCCCCCTCTGGAGGTATTGATTATGATTGTATTATCTTTCATTTTTTGAAATTCTTTGTCTGAAATCATATGCCTTGTAGAGTCAATCAAAGGTACATGTAGGGTAATAACGTCACTGCTTTCGATTAGTTTTTCAAGAGTAACAGGTTCAGCTCCACCACTTGTTATCTGTTCGCTAGTTAAATAGGGATCATAGGCAATTAAACTCATACCGCAAGCCTTTGCCATTCTACCGATATTTCTCCCGATTCTCCCAAACCCAACAATTCCTAAAATTTTACCATTGAGTTCATGTCCCATAAGAGATTTTTTTTCCCATCTCTTTTCTCTTGTTAACCTGTCTGCCCTCGCAATATTTCTAGAAACAGATAGCATCAGTCCAAAAGCAAGTTCAGCTACAGAATCAGAACTTGCTTGAGGGGAGTTTACAACTTTTACTCCAAGGTTTTGGCAGCAGTTGACATCTACATTATCGAGTCCTACACCGGCTCTTGCTACAACCTTTAGATTTTTACCTTTTTTAATTATGTCTTCAGTTATATTAGGTTTACTTCTAATTATTACTCCATCATAGTTCTCTATAATAGACAAAATTTCTTCTTTAGAAATACCTTTTTTTACATCGACTTCAAACTCTTTTTTAAGTTTGGATATACCTTCTTCTGCAATATCTGATGCAACAAGAATCTTCATATTAATCACTAAAAAAGGTCTATAAAAATACTTAAATATCTTTGTATGAACTTAATCAATATGATTGATAAAAAGCTCCTAGATATATTGGCATGCCCAGTATGCAAAGGCGATATATTTGAAGATAAAGAAGAGCTCGTTTGTGCTAAATGCAAAAGGAGATATCCGGTTAGAGAGGGTATTCCAATAATGCTTGAAGAAGAAGCAAGAATCGAGTGAATTAATGAATAACAGAGAAAAAATAATAATTTATTCTTTAATAGGATTCTGCATAAATATTTCATATATCAGCGGTAATCTATTTATTTCAAATTTATCTGAAGTATTAGGTTCATCAAAATCTTTCATTGGATTAATCAATGCCATTTTACCTTTCTTTTCAATATTGACCGCACCAATATTTGCTAGAAAAGCTGCAAAACTCAGAAGAAAACTTCCGATAATTAAGACAGGACTTATAATTGGGTCATTTTTCTCAATATTACTCTTTTTTTCTTATGATAAAATTTTGATTTTTATTTTTAGAATGGGAATGGGGGTATCTTTTGGTGCTACAATGGGATTGACTAACTCTCTTGCTACAGAAATAGATACTGAAAAAAGAGGAAAATATTTTGGGATTTATACTGCCGCATGTTCATTTGGTTGGGCAGTTGGCTCTCTTCTTGTTGGTATGGTAATATCACAAAAATATAACAATGCGTTTTTGATACCTATTCTATTTCTAACAATTGGTTTTGTTGCTACACTTTTTGCTAAAGAGAAATACACTGCTTCTGACTATTTTGGGATAGATTTCCAGACATTCAAAAAATTTCTTCCTTTTTATAGAACTTTATTTTTAAGACATTCAGTAGCTACTGCATTATGGGCATTTTTACCACTTTACCTTGAATTTACATTAGGTTTTGATCGATTAATAATAGCCTCAATTTTTTTCATTAATAATTCCTTACAAGTTTTAACTATGCCTTTAGTGGGACATTTGTCTGATAAAATCAAAAAAACTTATCTCGTTTTTACGGGATTAATTGGTTCCTTTACATTCATATTTATTTTTACATTAATTAAAACTCCAATTGAATTTATGTTACTCCAGATATTAGTCGCATCTTCTTGGGCATTAATCTACTTAGGCACTTCTTCTCTTGTCACGTCCTATTCGACTTGGAATGAAAGAGGCGAGGCCATATCGGGACTTTCTATGACTTTAAATCTATCGAGCATAGTCGGACCTTTATTTGGGGGAATAATTTATGGCTTATCAGATTTTGTTACAATGTTATACGTTATGTTACCTCTATGCTTTATTGCAATTATATCATCTATTTTTTTAAAAGATAAAGAGCATATTCCCCACAATATTTATAAATAAATTTTTAATTTAATTTATATGGCAAAAAAGAAACCTAGTAAAGAGAGAAAAGTTTCAAGTAAAAAAGGCCCAGTAGTGTCCAAAAAAACATTAAGCGTTGTTTTTTTATTGGCAGTCATTGGAGTTTCGATGGCCTCTCTTTATTATGTCAATTATTTAGGAAATCATGCATTCGACGCAAAAGGAACACCAACTACTATTCTTTACAATACGGATGATGGCCAATCAATCAAAGTAGTTTCTTATGTTGAGGGAGATCCTCTAATTGTTATGCGAAGAATGTTTACCGAAGATGAAGTTAAAACTGTTTATTTGCTCTTTACTGCAATGCCTGGCTCAGCACCTGAAAATTCTTTCCTTGTCAGAGGTGTTGCTTCGATAAGTGAAGGTATAGGTAGGACTAAAGGAGCAATAATTCTTGCCAGAGAAATTACTCCATGGCACAAATATATGATGGGCATCAAACTTATAGGTTCAAAAACAAAGCCACTAATTTATATGAAGACCCCTAACATAGGGGGAGTTGAAAATAAAATTGTTATATTAAATGAAGGCGTTGTTATTATTGAGAACAGTACTTTTCAAGATACTATGTTACTCTCAGACTTTCTTAGAACAGTAATCCTCGGCGTCTATTAGGAGTTTAAATGAGAAGATTCAATCTTTTTGACTTGGCAATAATTGTATTGGTGGTAGCTTCTTTAATCTCATTCTCCACCAAATATTTTGAAAAAGAACCAGTAGATGAATATTCTTATACAGGATCACAGATATATAATGCTGTTCGTTTTTTTGATTTATCCGATGGAAAGGGTTTTAGATATCTTGTAAAGGTTGACGGTTCTTATATAACTGATTATTCTCCTTTCAGTGGGGAAGGAATTGTTGTTGGCACATCACAAGGCACTTTTTTATTGAAATTAAAAGACGGAAGGATTTTGAATATAGGGGGGCGTACTTCATTCAAGGAAGATGTAGCGGCACATAATATAAAAGTTACAATGTTAAATGGTTCTACCGTAAGCTATATACAAAAAGGTTTTTTCACCAATGATATAATCGAAGCAAAGACTATAATTGATAACACTTCCAATTTTTTAGATAAGTATAATATTATAGATACAACTATTTCAGGGGATATAGTCATCGATGGTAAATTCCCCAACAATATTACTTTTGAGAGAGAATTATCTGATAAAATAGCAATAGAGATTTTTCACTTGAGAGATGTAAATGTAAAATCATCTGAAAATGGAATCATCTTGAA is a window encoding:
- a CDS encoding PQQ-binding-like beta-propeller repeat protein, producing the protein MKKITLFLILILCNVSIMNVFADELSWNFETGDDVASVAATSDGAYIAVGSYDNHAYLFNKSGTQLWKFQTGSNVESVAISSNGQYIVAGSWDKRVYLFNKSGQKIWDKVTSGQVNKVNIAPDGSYITAITKDYSVYIYDKAGVQITNYNSRNRLASSSVTPDGSYMAVGTNDSNIFLLSRSGERLWEYKTGANVQSISLTPEATSIVAGAFDNKVYLFDKKGSLIWSKPTSAATHLVSINKYGSRVFAADLSDNIYLFDSSGKQLFKRTMKDKANAVSMLPTGDYIAVSSLDRVISLLNSSGTLLWTTGNESTINSLFLTTDGKLIAGSKDNKIYLYDLSVYIKPGTS
- a CDS encoding Trm112 family protein, whose product is MDKKLLDILACPVCKGDIFEDKEELVCAKCKRRYPVREGIPIMLEEEARIE
- a CDS encoding MFS transporter, with translation MNNREKIIIYSLIGFCINISYISGNLFISNLSEVLGSSKSFIGLINAILPFFSILTAPIFARKAAKLRRKLPIIKTGLIIGSFFSILLFFSYDKILIFIFRMGMGVSFGATMGLTNSLATEIDTEKRGKYFGIYTAACSFGWAVGSLLVGMVISQKYNNAFLIPILFLTIGFVATLFAKEKYTASDYFGIDFQTFKKFLPFYRTLFLRHSVATALWAFLPLYLEFTLGFDRLIIASIFFINNSLQVLTMPLVGHLSDKIKKTYLVFTGLIGSFTFIFIFTLIKTPIEFMLLQILVASSWALIYLGTSSLVTSYSTWNERGEAISGLSMTLNLSSIVGPLFGGIIYGLSDFVTMLYVMLPLCFIAIISSIFLKDKEHIPHNIYK
- a CDS encoding hydroxyacid dehydrogenase; the encoded protein is MKILVASDIAEEGISKLKKEFEVDVKKGISKEEILSIIENYDGVIIRSKPNITEDIIKKGKNLKVVARAGVGLDNVDVNCCQNLGVKVVNSPQASSDSVAELAFGLMLSVSRNIARADRLTREKRWEKKSLMGHELNGKILGIVGFGRIGRNIGRMAKACGMSLIAYDPYLTSEQITSGGAEPVTLEKLIESSDVITLHVPLIDSTRHMISDKEFQKMKDNTIIINTSRGGIIDEDALCKALSSGKILGAGLDVFEEEPPMDSKLLEYDNVVLTQHIGASTHEAQKRAGIMIAEEVIKALKCK
- a CDS encoding zinc ribbon domain-containing protein codes for the protein MKKGKTSTKIPEIPKEIQIKDEVKCPSCGSPVEEGAKFCGSCGNDIHEKIELKCPHCGASVGKDSSFCPECGQKI